One part of the Arabidopsis thaliana chromosome 4, partial sequence genome encodes these proteins:
- a CDS encoding inositol-1,4,5-trisphosphate 5-phosphatase (unknown protein; FUNCTIONS IN: molecular_function unknown; LOCATED IN: vacuole; BEST Arabidopsis thaliana protein match is: unknown protein (TAIR:AT5G54870.1); Has 1807 Blast hits to 1807 proteins in 277 species: Archae - 0; Bacteria - 0; Metazoa - 736; Fungi - 347; Plants - 385; Viruses - 0; Other Eukaryotes - 339 (source: NCBI BLink).), with the protein MAASSSPCIFFATTLLVLLLTFSSGKLPFHPRDLLPLFPRQVSWPVVNSLNTAVDLLPTFIGSASVRNDAVEWKGACFYENKAWLELNNKSGSEFGGGTLHIKVDKAHSWTCMDIYVFVTPYRVTWDWYFASREHTMEFKEWEGKAEYEYVKQKGVSIFLMEAGMLGTLRALWDVFPLFTNTGWGENSNIAFLKNHMGANFYPRPKPWVTNITTDEIHSGDLLAISKIRGRWGGFETLEKWVSGAYAGHTAVCLRDSEGKLWVGESGNENEKGEDVIAILPWEEWWEFEQTKDDSNPHIALLPLHPDYRAKFNVTAAWEYARSMDGKPYGYHNLIFSWIDTISGNYPPPLDAQLVASVMTVWSKIQPDYAANMWNEALNKRLGTEGLDLPDVLVEVEKRGSSFDELLAVPEQDDWIYSDGKSTSCIAFILEMYKEAGLFDPISSSIQVTEFTIKDAYMLKFFESNASRFPKWCNDNDVVKLPYCQILGKYRMELPGYNTMEPYPHMNEHCPSLPPKYHRPKNC; encoded by the exons ATGGCTGCTTCATCGTCTCCGTGCATCTTCTTCGCCACTACCTTACTGGTGCTGCTTCTCACTTTCTCATCCGGGAAATTACCATTTCACCCTCGAGACCTGCTTCCGCTTTTTCCGAGGCAAGTCTCGTGGCCGGTAGTCAATTCTCTCAACACTGCCGTCGATCTCCTCCCTACTTTCATCGGCTCCGCTTCTGTTAGAAACGACGCCGTGGAGTGGAAAGGTGCTTGCTTTTATGAGAACAAAGCTTGGTTGGAGCTCAATAACAAGTCCGGTTCCGAATTCGGCGGCGGCACACTTCACATTAAG GTCGATAAGGCACATAGTTGGACGTGCATGGATATTTATGTCTTTGTCACACCATATCGTGTGACATGGGATTGGTACTTTGCTTCGAGAGAGCACACTATGGAATTCAAGGAGTGGGAGGGTAAAGCTGAGTATGAATAT GTTAAGCAGAAAGGAGTTTCGATATTCCTCATGGAAGCAGGGATGTTGGGAACTCTCCGAGCTCTGTGGGATGTCTTCCCTCTGTTTACCAATACTGGTTGGGGGGAGAATTCTAACATAGCGTTTCTTAAGAATCATATGGGTGCTAATTTCTATCCTCGTCCTAAACCTTGGGTTACAAATATTACTACCGATGAAATTCACTCTGGAGACTTACTAGCTATCTCCAAAATCCGTGGGCGGTGGGGTGGTTTTGAGACCCTAGAGAAGTGGGTAAGTGGAGCCTATGCTGGTCACACTGCTGTCTGTTTGAGGGACTCTGAAGGGAAACTCTGGGTTGGTGAATCCGggaatgaaaatgaaaag GGAGAAGATGTAATAGCGATATTGCCATGGGAAGAGTGGTGGGAGTTTGAACAAACCAAGGATGACTCGAATCCCCACATTGCATTGCTACCGTTGCATCCTGATTATCGAGCCAAGTTTAATGTTACAGCTGCATGGGAATATGCTCGTAGCATGGATGGCAAACCATATGGCTATCACAACTTGATCTTTAGCTGGATCGATACCATCAGCGGAAATTACCCACCTCCTCTGGATGCTCAACTT GTTGCTTCTGTCATGACAGTTTGGAGCAAAATCCAGCCTGATTATGCTGCTAACATGTGGAATGAAGCCCTTAACAAGCGACTCGGAACAGAG GGTCTTGATCTTCCTGATGTACTGGTGGAAGTCGAAAAGCGTGGATCCTCTTTTGACGAGTTGCTGGCAGTTCCTGAACAAGATGATTGGATATATAGCGATGGGAAATCAACGTCTTGTATCGCTTTTATCCTCGAAATGTACAAAGAAGCTGGGCTTTTCGATCCAATCTCTAGTTCCATTCAAGTCACAGAATTCACG ATCAAAGATGCTTACATGCTCAAGTTTTTCGAGAGTAATGCAAGTCGTTTTCCCAAATGGTGCAATGACAATGACGTTGTGAAGCTTCCGTACTGTCAAATACTTGGGAAATACAGGATGGAACTTCCCGGTTACAACACAATGGAGCCATACCCACATATGAACGAGCACTGCCCGTCTCTGCCTCCAAAATACCACAGACCAAAGAACTGCTAG
- the FADA gene encoding fatty acid desaturase A (fatty acid desaturase A (FADA); FUNCTIONS IN: Delta 3-trans hexadecenoic acid phosphatidylglycerol desaturase activity; INVOLVED IN: response to karrikin, phosphatidylglycerol metabolic process, unsaturated fatty acid biosynthetic process; LOCATED IN: chloroplast; EXPRESSED IN: 20 plant structures; EXPRESSED DURING: 13 growth stages; CONTAINS InterPro DOMAIN/s: Kua-ubiquitin conjugating enzyme hybrid, localisation (InterPro:IPR019547); BEST Arabidopsis thaliana protein match is: Kua-ubiquitin conjugating enzyme hybrid localisation domain (TAIR:AT1G62190.1); Has 1807 Blast hits to 1807 proteins in 277 species: Archae - 0; Bacteria - 0; Metazoa - 736; Fungi - 347; Plants - 385; Viruses - 0; Other Eukaryotes - 339 (source: NCBI BLink).) — protein sequence MAVSLPTKYPLRPITNIPKSHRPSLLRVRVTCSVTTTKPQPNREKLLVEQRTVNLPLSNDQSLQSTKPRPNREKLVVEQRLASPPLSNDPTLKSTWTHRLWVAAGCTTLFVSLAKSVIGGFDSHLCLEPALAGYAGYILADLGSGVYHWAIDNYGDESTPVVGTQIEAFQGHHKWPWTITRRQFANNLHALAQVITFTVLPLDLAFNDPVFHGFVCTFAFCILFSQQFHAWAHGTKSKLPPLVVALQDMGLLVSRRQHAEHHRAPYNNNYCIVSGAWNNVLDESKVFEALEMVFYFQLGVRPRSWSEPNSDWIEETEISNNQA from the coding sequence ATGGCTGTATCACTTCCAACCAAGTACCCTCTACGACCTATCACCAACATCCCAAAAAGCCACCGTCCCTCGCTTCTCCGTGTACGTGTCACCTGCTCTGTTACTACCACCAAGCCTCAGCCTAATCGTGAGAAGCTTCTGGTAGAGCAACGCACTGTGAATCTTCCTCTGTCCAACGACCAATCTCTGCAATCGACCAAGCCTCGCCCTAACCGTGAGAAGCTTGTGGTTGAGCAACGCCTTGCCAGCCCTCCTCTGTCCAATGACCCAACTTTGAAATCGACATGGACTCACCGGTTATGGGTTGCAGCGGGCTGCACCactttgtttgtctctttAGCTAAATCTGTCATTGGAGGGTTTGATTCTCATCTCTGCCTCGAACCAGCTTTAGCCGGTTATGCAGGGTACATCTTAGCTGATCTAGGTTCCGGTGTCTACCACTGGGCCATTGATAACTACGGTGATGAGTCAACACCTGTAGTAGGAACCCAAATCGAAGCATTTCAGGGTCACCACAAGTGGCCTTGGACAATCACCAGACGGCAATTTGCCAACAATCTACACGCTCTGGCTCAAGTCATAACCTTCACAGTTCTTCCACTAGACCTTGCATTTAACGACCCTGTGTTTCACGGCTTTGTGTGCACATTTGCATTTTGCATATTGTTTAGCCAGCAATTCCATGCTTGGGCACATGGAACCAAGAGCAAGCTTCCACCTCTCGTGGTCGCGTTGCAGGACATGGGGTTACTTGTTTCACGGAGACAGCATGCGGAACATCATCGAGCACCGTATAACAACAATTACTGCATCGTGAGTGGAGCATGGAACAATGTTCTGGATGAGAGTAAGGTCTTTGAGGCATTGGAGATGGTGTTTTATTTCCAGCTTGGGGTGAGACCTAGGTCATGGAGTGAGCCAAACTCTGACTGGATAGAAGAAACCGAAATCTCCAACAACCAagcataa
- the VPS22 gene encoding EAP30/Vps36 family protein (VPS22; CONTAINS InterPro DOMAIN/s: ESCRT-2 complex, Snf8 (InterPro:IPR016689), EAP30 (InterPro:IPR007286); Has 30201 Blast hits to 17322 proteins in 780 species: Archae - 12; Bacteria - 1396; Metazoa - 17338; Fungi - 3422; Plants - 5037; Viruses - 0; Other Eukaryotes - 2996 (source: NCBI BLink).), giving the protein MRRRPGIGGLQKAAAARDQYRLLGENVAKLRTDMMKEQLSTFRSQLEEFARKHKNDIRKNPAFRAQFHEMCANIGVDPLASNKGFWAELLGIGDFYYELGVQIIEVCMLTRSHNGGLISLQELCNHLRQRRKKDREAVTEDDCLRAISKLKVLGSGFEVITIGKKKLVRSVPTELNKDHNQILELAQGQGFVIVEEVQRRLSWTSGRVIDALETLLEEGLAMIDNGHKDGKCRYWFPCVSSVYSSIGSDT; this is encoded by the exons ATGCGACGACGACCAGGAATTGGAGGATTACAAAAGGCCGCAGCTGCTAGG GATCAGTACCGGTTACTAGGAGAAAATGTAGCCAAGTTACGGACTGATATGATGAAAGAACAGCTCTCCACGTTCCGTTCCCAGCTTGAAGAGTTCGCTCGTAAACACAAG AATGACATTCGTAAGAATCCTGCCTTCAGGGCTCAGTTCCATGAAATGTGTGCTAACATTGGTGTGGATCCTCTTGCTTCTAACAAGGGTTTCTGGGCTGAGCTCCTTGGTATTGGTGACTTCTACTATGAACTTG GAGTTCAGATTATTGAAGTTTGCATGCTTACAAGATCACATAATGGAGGTTTGATCAGCTTGCAAGAGCTCTGCAACCATCTTCgtcagagaaggaagaaagacCGTGAAGCTGTGACTGAAGATGATTGTCTTCGAGCTATTAGCAAGCTAAAG GTATTGGGTAGCGGATTTGAGGTTATCACTATTGGCAAGAAAAAGCTTGTCCGTTCAGTACCCACAGAGCTGAACAAAGACCATAACCAGATTTTGGAGTTGGCTCAG GGCCAAGGCTTTGTGATTGTGGAAGAGGTACAAAGACGCCTCTCATGGACATCTGGTCGCGTTATAGATGCTCTCGAAACTTTGTTAGAG GAGGGCCTTGCCATGATCGACAATGGCCATAAAGACGGAAAGTGTCGGTACTGGTTTCCCTGTGTTTCTTCGGTTTACTCATCCATCGGATCTGATACTTAA
- a CDS encoding F-box/RNI-like superfamily protein has protein sequence MDTDLISNLPDDVLGKILSLVPTKLAAATSVLSKRWRNLLPLVDSLDFDETMLFYPDNKDGEDEASSYESGQRRRHSFSHFVDKTLALLSNAPLTEKFSLKCYHEDDGARINRWIRTALERGCLELNLEAANYLPIDSQYFTSNTLVKLTISDGFYPGGHLLPFGGVFFPALKTLTLVSVCFTSVEMINFFIHGCPALEELFLCVWMQYMSSPNVKRVTITSDFDDDIQRPSMVLKTPSLVYLDYSSYVAGNYYVVLDSLVEARLDLRLYEPIIYDEDGLWNAEVFGNITNLIEAIRTIKILHLSPSSLEVFYYCCDLPVLEDLVNLSIESDKEKGWEVMPRLLNKSPNLQTLVVKGLVHRVTYCCGDACACIRMKDREIVSCLSRCRVKVLKILGYGGSFRELKQMRHFLGKLKCLETVKVGVKEGSKKSNYLVANVMALPRVSSKCKIQFI, from the exons ATGGACACAGATCTGATCAGCAATCTCCCCGATGATGTTCTTGGCAAAATCCTGTCTTTAGTTCCGACAAAGCTTGCTGCTGCAACGTCGGTTCTGTCCAAGAGGTGGAGGAATCTGCTTCCGCTTGTAGATAGCCTTGATTTTGACGAAACGATGCTTTTCTATCCCGACAACAAAGACGGAGAGGACGAAGCATCTAGTTACGAGAGTGGTCAACGTCGACGTCATAGCTTCTCTCATTTCGTGGACAAAACGCTTGCTCTGTTAAGCAATGCTCCTCTTACCGAGAAATTCTCTCTTAAATGCTATCACGAAGATGATGGAGCTCGTATCAACCGTTGGATTCGCACCGCGCTAGAACGTGGCTGCTTGGAGCTAAACTTAGAGGCAGCCAATTATCTACCTATAGATTCTCAGTATTTCACTAGCAACACACTGGTTAAACTCACCATTTCCGATGGATTTTATCCTGGAGgccatcttcttccttttgggGGTGTGTTTTTCCCTGCGCTCAAAACACTTACTCTCGTTTCAGTTTGTTTTACAAGTGTTGAGATGATTAACTTCTTCATCCATGGATGCCCTGCGCTTGAGGAATTATTCCTATGCGTTTGGATGCAATACATGTCAAGTCCAAACGTAAAGCGAGTTACCATCACTAGTGATTTTGATGACGATATCCAACGTCCTAGCATGGTGCTGAAGACACCGAGTCTTGTGTACCTTGACTACTCCAGTTATGTCGCTGGAAACTATTATGTTGTTTTGGATTCGCTAGTCGAAGCTAGACTGGATCTTCGATTATATGAGCCAATCATCTATGATGAGGATGGTTTGTGGAATGCAGAAGTTTTTGGCAATATTACGAATCTGATTGAGGCGATCAGAACCATTAAGATCCTTCACTTGTCTCCTAGTTCTCTCGAG GTGTTTTACTATTGTTGTGATTTGCCGGTGTTGGAAGATCTCGTTAATTTATCTATCGAAAGTGACAAGGAAAAAGGCTGGGAAGTAATGCCAAGGCTGCTCAACAAGTCCCCAAATCTACAAACTTTAGTCGTCAAG GGTCTTGTGCACAGAGTTACATATTGTTGTGGAGACGCGTGCGCTTGCATCCGTATGAAGGACAGGGAGATAGTATCCTGTTTGTCGAGGTGTCGAGTGAAGGTGCTTAAGATTTTAGGGTACGGAGGAAGTTTTAGAGAGCTGAAACAAATGAGGCATTTTTTGGGGAAGTTGAAATGTCTCGAAACTGTGAAAGTTGGCGTTAAAGAGGGCAGCAAAAAGAGTAACTACTTGGTAGCTAATGTAATGGCTCTCCCCAGAGTTTCATCAAAATGCAAGATTCAATTCATATGA